A single window of Neisseria chenwenguii DNA harbors:
- the lysA gene encoding diaminopimelate decarboxylase, producing the protein MTLHCERIPLPRLAEEFGTPLYVYSQSALAEAYQNYTRAFAALDPMICYAVKANGNLSIIRHFASLGSGFDIVSGGELARVLAAGGDAGKTIFSGVGKSEAEIAYALEAGVKCFNMESIPEIDRIQAVAERLGKTAPVSLRVNPDVDPKTHPYISTGLKANKFGIAYADAPAAYRYAAKQPNLKIVGIDCHIGSQLTDLSPLIEACERILLLVDTLAAEGIAIEHLDLGGGVGIVYNDETVPDLQNYAAEVKKLIGSRPLKLILEPGRSLVGNAGTLLTRVEFVKQGEEKNFVMVDAAMNDLMRPALYDAYHHIENTEEKTTPAFTADIVGPICETGDFLGQNRRIACEAGDLLAVRSAGAYGASMASNYNARNRAAEVLVSGSEAKLIRQRETLEQQMANELACL; encoded by the coding sequence ATGACCCTACATTGCGAACGCATCCCCCTGCCCCGCCTCGCCGAAGAATTCGGCACCCCGCTTTACGTTTACAGCCAAAGCGCGCTGGCCGAAGCCTACCAAAACTACACCCGTGCCTTTGCCGCGCTTGACCCCATGATCTGCTACGCCGTCAAAGCCAACGGCAACCTCAGCATCATCAGACACTTCGCCTCGCTCGGCAGCGGTTTCGACATTGTTTCCGGCGGCGAACTCGCCCGCGTTTTGGCCGCAGGCGGCGATGCCGGCAAAACCATTTTCTCCGGCGTCGGCAAAAGCGAAGCCGAAATCGCCTACGCCCTCGAAGCCGGCGTGAAATGCTTCAACATGGAAAGCATTCCCGAAATCGACCGCATACAGGCCGTAGCCGAACGACTGGGCAAAACCGCGCCCGTATCGCTGCGCGTTAATCCCGATGTCGACCCCAAAACCCACCCCTACATTTCCACCGGCCTGAAAGCCAACAAATTCGGCATTGCCTACGCCGACGCGCCCGCAGCCTACCGATACGCCGCCAAGCAGCCAAACCTGAAAATCGTCGGCATCGACTGCCACATCGGTTCGCAACTCACCGACTTAAGCCCGCTCATCGAAGCCTGCGAACGCATTTTGCTCTTGGTCGATACCCTCGCCGCCGAAGGCATCGCCATCGAACACCTCGACTTGGGCGGCGGCGTCGGCATCGTTTACAACGACGAAACCGTTCCCGACCTGCAAAACTACGCCGCCGAAGTGAAAAAACTCATCGGCAGCCGTCCGCTCAAACTCATTCTCGAGCCCGGCCGCAGCTTGGTCGGTAACGCCGGCACGCTGCTCACGCGCGTGGAATTTGTCAAACAGGGCGAAGAGAAAAACTTCGTGATGGTCGATGCCGCCATGAACGACCTCATGCGCCCTGCCCTTTACGACGCTTACCATCATATTGAAAACACGGAAGAAAAAACCACGCCCGCCTTCACCGCCGACATCGTCGGCCCGATTTGCGAAACCGGCGACTTCCTCGGCCAAAACCGCCGAATCGCCTGCGAAGCGGGTGATTTACTGGCCGTGCGCAGCGCAGGCGCATACGGCGCGAGCATGGCCAGCAACTACAACGCCCGCAACCGCGCGGCGGAAGTGTTGGTCAGTGGCAGCGAAGCCAAGCTCATCCGCCAACGCGAAACGCTGGAACAGCAAATGGCCAATGAGTTGGCGTGTTTGTAA
- the lptM gene encoding LPS translocon maturation chaperone LptM, with translation MPHKLIFAAAAALLLSACGYKGDLYLPKEGDKARFGVIQTGLKFNNSKEPTAQSPD, from the coding sequence ATGCCACACAAGCTCATTTTTGCCGCCGCAGCCGCGCTGCTGCTTTCCGCCTGCGGCTACAAAGGCGATTTATACCTGCCCAAAGAAGGCGACAAAGCCCGTTTCGGCGTTATCCAAACCGGCCTGAAATTCAACAATTCCAAAGAGCCGACCGCCCAATCTCCGGATTAA
- the cyaY gene encoding iron donor protein CyaY, giving the protein MMTESDFIRRTEALFTHIEDQIDENGWDFDCQSTGNVLTIEASDGTQIIVNRHTPNQELWIAAKSGGYHFAEKDGKWLATRDGSEFFAVLNEVLSAASGEAVAIAAL; this is encoded by the coding sequence ATGATGACCGAAAGCGATTTTATCCGCCGCACCGAGGCGCTGTTTACCCATATTGAAGACCAAATCGATGAAAACGGCTGGGATTTCGACTGCCAAAGCACAGGCAACGTCCTGACCATCGAGGCTTCAGACGGCACACAGATTATTGTCAACCGCCACACGCCGAATCAGGAATTGTGGATTGCGGCGAAAAGCGGCGGCTACCATTTCGCCGAAAAAGACGGCAAATGGCTGGCAACGCGCGACGGCAGCGAATTTTTCGCGGTGTTGAACGAAGTATTGAGCGCGGCTTCGGGCGAAGCGGTTGCGATTGCTGCGCTGTAA
- the luxS gene encoding S-ribosylhomocysteine lyase, whose product MPLLDSFKVDHTRMHAPAVRVAKTMTTPKGDTITVFDLRFTVPNKEILSEKGIHTLEHLFAGFMRDHLNGDAVEIIDISPMGCRTGFYMSLIGAPGEQQVAEAWLASMNDVLAVKDQSKIPELNEYQCGTYLMHSLEEAQQIAQTVLTRGVKVNRNDELTLDESLLNA is encoded by the coding sequence ATGCCCCTCTTGGACAGTTTCAAAGTCGATCACACCCGTATGCACGCCCCCGCCGTGCGCGTGGCGAAAACCATGACCACGCCGAAAGGCGACACGATTACCGTGTTCGACCTGCGTTTTACCGTGCCCAACAAAGAAATCCTTTCCGAAAAAGGCATACACACGCTGGAGCATCTGTTTGCCGGCTTTATGCGCGACCACCTCAACGGCGATGCGGTTGAAATCATCGACATTTCACCGATGGGCTGCCGCACCGGTTTTTACATGAGCCTGATCGGCGCGCCCGGCGAACAGCAGGTCGCCGAGGCTTGGCTGGCTTCGATGAACGACGTTTTGGCAGTAAAAGACCAAAGCAAAATCCCCGAGCTCAACGAATACCAATGCGGCACTTACCTGATGCACTCGCTAGAAGAAGCGCAGCAAATCGCGCAAACCGTGTTGACGCGCGGTGTGAAAGTGAACCGCAACGACGAGCTGACGCTGGACGAAAGTTTGCTGAACGCTTAA
- a CDS encoding elongation factor 4 family protein, with protein MEKMKHLIPRKLYPMPVQSIVENKVIAREDIPPLRKSVTGEGFSGSLSKKKRTAKKINNANVN; from the coding sequence GTGGAAAAAATGAAACATTTAATCCCACGCAAACTTTATCCAATGCCCGTGCAATCTATCGTTGAGAATAAAGTTATTGCCCGAGAAGATATTCCGCCACTACGCAAAAGTGTCACAGGAGAAGGCTTTTCAGGTAGTCTTTCCAAGAAAAAACGCACAGCGAAGAAAATAAACAACGCCAACGTAAATTAG
- a CDS encoding flavin reductase family protein — MAIVSVPVEKSYRLLNIGATTLVSAKAEGIENVMAVAWSCALDYGALSKVTTVLDKQAFTRGLVEKSGLFAIQIPVANQAELVLKLGTTSRHTDPHKLDGVEIFYQDGFDIPLVKGCAGWILCELIPSEDNQQNHDLFIGKVIAAYADDRVFKDNHWIFDQAPNELRTLHYVAGGQFYLIGEGVEAE; from the coding sequence ATGGCGATTGTGTCAGTACCAGTAGAAAAATCATACCGATTATTAAACATCGGAGCGACGACCTTGGTGTCGGCAAAAGCGGAAGGCATTGAAAACGTGATGGCGGTGGCGTGGTCGTGTGCCTTGGATTATGGGGCGTTATCGAAAGTCACCACCGTGTTGGATAAACAGGCGTTCACCCGTGGCTTGGTGGAAAAGAGCGGTCTGTTTGCTATTCAAATTCCCGTGGCAAATCAGGCGGAATTGGTACTCAAACTCGGCACCACATCACGCCATACCGACCCACATAAATTAGACGGCGTGGAGATTTTCTACCAAGACGGTTTCGATATTCCGCTCGTCAAAGGCTGTGCTGGCTGGATTTTATGCGAACTGATACCAAGCGAAGACAACCAACAAAACCACGATCTCTTCATCGGCAAAGTTATCGCCGCCTACGCCGACGACCGAGTGTTCAAAGACAACCATTGGATCTTCGACCAAGCCCCGAATGAGTTAAGAACCTTGCATTATGTGGCGGGCGGGCAGTTTTATTTGATTGGGGAAGGGGTTGAGGCGGAGTAA
- a CDS encoding phosphatidylglycerophosphatase A family protein, with translation MADFKPTFGWLVQRPLCFLAFGFGSGLAPVAPGTFGTLPALPLAFVLHYCGVSGWLLAILCTILFAAGIVICNTAEKLLGIQDYGGIVWDEIVAMLLVLAFVPFDGLWWLWAFAVFRLFDAIKPFPIKWFDARIHGGFGIMLDDVIAAFMTLIVMNATVLLV, from the coding sequence TTGGCTGACTTTAAACCCACTTTCGGCTGGCTGGTGCAGCGGCCGCTCTGTTTTCTCGCTTTCGGCTTCGGCAGCGGTCTGGCGCCGGTTGCGCCGGGGACGTTTGGCACGCTGCCTGCGCTGCCGCTGGCCTTTGTTTTGCACTATTGCGGGGTATCGGGCTGGTTGCTGGCGATATTGTGCACAATTCTGTTTGCCGCCGGCATCGTGATTTGCAATACCGCCGAAAAATTGTTGGGGATACAGGATTACGGCGGCATCGTTTGGGACGAAATCGTCGCTATGCTGCTGGTGTTGGCGTTTGTGCCGTTTGACGGATTGTGGTGGCTGTGGGCATTTGCCGTTTTCCGTTTGTTTGATGCGATAAAACCCTTTCCGATCAAATGGTTTGATGCACGGATACACGGTGGTTTCGGCATTATGCTGGATGATGTCATTGCGGCATTCATGACGCTGATTGTCATGAATGCAACAGTTTTGCTCGTGTAG
- the apaG gene encoding Co2+/Mg2+ efflux protein ApaG translates to MNEIEISVQPRYMAGQSDVYRDRYAFNYQITICNRSDHVVTLRRRFWEITDGHGETGPVGQAGLVEEQPVLYPGEQYEYNSGSQISTPWGSIEGAYEFEDSIGKRFIVGVPKLEFKAGFTLQ, encoded by the coding sequence ATGAACGAAATCGAAATCAGCGTGCAACCGCGCTATATGGCTGGCCAGAGCGACGTTTACCGCGACCGCTACGCGTTTAACTACCAAATTACCATCTGCAACCGCAGCGACCACGTTGTGACCCTGCGCCGGCGTTTTTGGGAAATTACCGACGGCCACGGCGAAACCGGTCCGGTCGGTCAGGCAGGTTTGGTGGAAGAGCAGCCGGTTCTGTATCCGGGCGAGCAGTACGAATACAACAGCGGTTCGCAAATCAGCACCCCGTGGGGCAGCATTGAAGGCGCGTATGAATTTGAAGACAGCATCGGCAAACGCTTTATCGTCGGCGTGCCGAAATTAGAATTTAAAGCGGGATTTACTTTGCAATAA
- a CDS encoding DMP19 family protein: MTTLFQPHELNSNNPAEFLYTLSAAYLDYAERQNDAEMACLNDEQHTLLAFTYLDSQVQEGGFVQLIAAGYGEYVLLNPLADSLRRWRIKPTPKILDKARALYEKHGAEIEALAEQDAPLDEIRAKFPDFEELDGDYYDAADEDLAAVAAYVEAHWAKFAEIA, translated from the coding sequence ATGACCACACTTTTCCAACCCCACGAATTAAATTCAAACAATCCCGCCGAATTTCTTTACACTCTCTCCGCCGCCTATCTCGATTACGCCGAACGGCAAAACGACGCGGAAATGGCCTGCCTCAACGACGAGCAGCACACGCTTTTGGCCTTTACCTACCTCGACAGCCAAGTGCAGGAAGGCGGATTCGTGCAGCTGATTGCCGCGGGCTACGGCGAATATGTGCTGCTCAACCCGCTGGCCGACAGCCTGCGCCGCTGGCGCATCAAGCCGACGCCGAAAATCCTCGACAAAGCCCGTGCGCTTTACGAAAAACACGGCGCCGAAATCGAAGCGCTGGCGGAACAGGACGCGCCCTTAGACGAAATCCGCGCCAAGTTTCCTGATTTTGAAGAACTCGACGGCGACTATTACGATGCCGCCGACGAAGATCTGGCCGCCGTAGCAGCATATGTAGAGGCGCATTGGGCGAAGTTTGCAGAAATTGCGTAG
- a CDS encoding glycosyl hydrolase family 28-related protein, with the protein MSSLLSSIGNTTINNNKVNHYKTYQHNQYGKYIDVEDFGADPTGRKDSSAAINAALEAAHKEKAMLYMKGTFYISEQIAIDAGTSGVKGIFGAGMDKTVIKFNKAQKGVFNSNSNNDDIREYAGILIDGQNRKTVADLSVEYTGSDFYRKGQSYFGKVTGILVNDADNTLISKVEVSGANRAGVHFTSTASQIHENGHRLTFKERVAGGQLDENDANVPLGENNRIVDSNLHHNRVAGVLVAYQKNFTADGNYLAWNGHKADGGTGYGIATMAGSYNYGVTYKNNTTDHNYRKGLDVHDGNNILIANNISNGDRLYGIAVYNRQFYMDDVKIIGNTVTQDKNFRLAADDNPGLSYHMYSGIQLQTNTQFKNLPGDGDGYFKISNNTIKGLDVYKDDIQTYGIEFRNHEKQMDYTLNITNNNISGDSTKYLVAVINDTRNGIGSGDINISGNKADIGSIGKGASPVYIDERNSDKLGLHGSVTVNGNSISVRDAADGYNDFAFLRGNAETYNITRNKLNYGDNIDRTLVEVRGTGRLDSDVNVAGNQFNSSDESFNDARYGGWLKYQTADVFSDGNSHNSAKLAALDTGSRGMTLLDVYTSVLHTVNTAQQAEYSANAAAVRINDDSAGNGSVY; encoded by the coding sequence ATGTCTAGCCTACTTTCTTCCATTGGTAATACCACTATTAATAATAACAAGGTAAATCATTATAAAACCTATCAACACAATCAATACGGCAAATACATCGATGTCGAAGATTTCGGTGCCGACCCGACGGGTAGAAAAGACAGTTCGGCCGCCATCAATGCCGCGCTGGAAGCCGCGCATAAAGAAAAAGCCATGCTCTATATGAAAGGCACGTTTTACATCTCCGAACAGATTGCCATCGACGCCGGCACCTCGGGTGTCAAAGGCATTTTCGGTGCGGGCATGGATAAAACCGTGATTAAGTTTAACAAAGCGCAAAAAGGCGTGTTCAACTCAAACTCCAACAACGACGACATCCGCGAATACGCCGGTATTCTGATTGACGGGCAAAACCGCAAAACCGTCGCCGATTTGTCGGTCGAATACACCGGCAGCGATTTTTACCGCAAAGGGCAGAGCTATTTCGGCAAAGTCACCGGCATTTTGGTCAACGACGCCGACAACACCTTAATCAGCAAAGTCGAAGTTTCCGGTGCCAACCGCGCGGGCGTCCACTTCACCTCCACCGCCTCGCAAATCCACGAAAACGGCCACCGCCTGACTTTTAAAGAGCGCGTCGCCGGCGGCCAGCTCGACGAAAACGACGCCAACGTCCCCTTGGGAGAAAACAACCGCATCGTCGATTCCAACCTCCACCACAACCGCGTCGCCGGCGTCTTGGTCGCCTATCAGAAAAACTTTACCGCCGACGGCAACTATCTGGCCTGGAACGGCCACAAAGCCGACGGCGGTACCGGCTACGGCATCGCCACCATGGCGGGCAGCTACAACTATGGCGTGACCTACAAAAACAACACCACCGACCACAACTACCGCAAAGGATTAGACGTACACGACGGCAACAACATCCTGATTGCCAACAATATTTCCAACGGCGACCGCCTTTACGGCATCGCCGTTTACAACCGCCAGTTTTATATGGACGACGTCAAAATCATCGGCAACACCGTTACCCAAGACAAAAATTTCCGCCTTGCCGCCGACGACAATCCCGGCCTGAGCTACCATATGTATTCAGGCATCCAGCTCCAGACCAACACCCAGTTTAAAAACCTGCCCGGCGACGGCGACGGCTATTTCAAAATCAGCAACAACACCATCAAAGGTTTGGATGTTTACAAAGACGACATCCAAACCTACGGCATCGAGTTCCGCAACCACGAAAAGCAGATGGATTACACCCTGAACATCACCAACAACAACATCAGCGGCGATTCCACCAAATATCTGGTTGCCGTCATCAACGACACCCGCAACGGCATCGGCTCGGGCGACATAAACATCAGCGGCAACAAAGCCGACATCGGCAGCATCGGCAAAGGTGCTTCTCCGGTTTACATTGACGAACGCAATTCGGACAAACTCGGCCTCCACGGCTCCGTGACCGTCAACGGCAACAGTATCAGCGTGCGCGATGCCGCCGACGGCTACAACGACTTTGCCTTCCTGCGCGGCAACGCCGAAACCTACAACATAACCCGCAACAAACTGAATTACGGCGACAACATCGACCGCACCCTCGTCGAAGTGCGCGGCACCGGACGGCTGGATTCCGACGTCAACGTCGCCGGCAACCAGTTCAACTCGTCCGACGAAAGCTTCAACGACGCACGCTACGGCGGCTGGCTCAAATACCAAACCGCCGACGTTTTTTCAGACGGCAACAGCCACAACAGCGCCAAACTCGCCGCCCTCGACACCGGCAGCCGCGGCATGACCCTGCTCGACGTTTACACCAGCGTCCTCCACACCGTCAACACCGCCCAGCAAGCCGAATATTCCGCCAATGCCGCAGCAGTCAGAATCAATGACGACAGCGCGGGTAACGGCTCGGTTTATTAA
- a CDS encoding zinc-finger domain-containing protein, whose translation MNTTAENRVVDITPNDLPLACSGPKHETWNGHPRVFLPIESDSSIECPYCGTVYRLHGEAGHH comes from the coding sequence ATGAACACTACCGCTGAAAACAGAGTGGTCGATATTACGCCGAACGACCTGCCGCTTGCCTGCTCGGGCCCGAAGCACGAAACGTGGAACGGCCACCCGCGCGTTTTTCTGCCGATTGAATCCGATTCCTCCATCGAATGCCCCTATTGCGGCACGGTGTACCGCCTGCACGGCGAAGCCGGCCATCATTGA
- the ilvE gene encoding branched-chain-amino-acid transaminase has protein sequence MSRPVPAVFGSVFHAEMPVIAFKDGAWQPVEWQSSHDLTLAPGAHALHYGSECFEGLKAFRQANGKIVMFRPAANIARMQQSADILHLPKPETDAYLAALIELVKRSAEEIPDAPAALYLRPTLIGTDPVIGKAGAPSETALLYILASPVGDYFKAGSPVKILVETEHIRCAPHMGRVKCGGNYASAMPWVLKAKAEHGASQILFCPDGDVQETGASNFILINGDEIITKPLTDEFLHGVTRDSVLTVAKDLGYKVSERNFTVAELKAAVENGAEAVLTGTAAVISPVTSFVIDGKEIEVKSQERGYALRKAITDIQYGVAEDKYGWLVEVC, from the coding sequence ATGAGCAGACCCGTACCCGCCGTATTCGGCAGCGTTTTCCACGCCGAAATGCCCGTTATCGCGTTTAAAGACGGCGCATGGCAGCCGGTCGAATGGCAGTCGTCGCACGACCTTACCCTTGCCCCGGGCGCACACGCGCTGCATTACGGCAGCGAATGTTTCGAAGGTCTGAAAGCCTTCCGCCAGGCAAACGGCAAAATCGTGATGTTCCGCCCCGCCGCCAACATCGCGCGTATGCAGCAGAGCGCCGACATCCTCCATCTGCCCAAACCCGAAACCGACGCCTACCTCGCTGCCTTAATCGAGTTGGTCAAACGCTCGGCCGAAGAAATTCCCGATGCCCCTGCCGCGCTCTACCTGCGCCCTACACTGATCGGCACCGACCCCGTTATCGGCAAAGCCGGCGCGCCGTCTGAAACCGCGCTGCTCTATATTCTCGCTTCGCCCGTCGGCGACTATTTTAAAGCCGGTTCGCCCGTCAAAATTTTGGTCGAAACCGAACACATCCGCTGCGCACCGCACATGGGCCGCGTGAAATGCGGCGGCAACTACGCCTCCGCGATGCCGTGGGTGTTGAAAGCCAAAGCCGAACACGGCGCGAGCCAGATTTTGTTCTGTCCCGACGGCGACGTTCAAGAAACCGGCGCGTCCAACTTCATTTTAATCAACGGCGACGAAATCATCACCAAACCGCTGACCGACGAATTCCTGCACGGCGTAACCCGCGATTCCGTGCTGACCGTCGCCAAAGATTTGGGCTATAAAGTCAGCGAACGCAATTTCACCGTGGCCGAACTCAAAGCCGCCGTCGAAAACGGCGCCGAAGCCGTGCTGACCGGTACCGCCGCCGTGATTTCGCCCGTGACCTCGTTTGTCATCGATGGCAAAGAAATCGAAGTGAAAAGCCAAGAGCGCGGCTACGCCCTGCGCAAAGCGATTACCGACATCCAATACGGCGTAGCGGAAGACAAATACGGCTGGCTGGTCGAAGTCTGCTGA
- a CDS encoding LapA family protein: MKIISLVIKIVILLVFLLLAIANIHMVDFNYLPGQKVNTPLIIVLFGAFVIGVAFGMFALFVRLLGLRAENNRLRAEVKKNARFTQAAQMVAQNSPVPSENTKPKV, encoded by the coding sequence ATGAAAATCATTTCCCTCGTTATCAAAATCGTCATCCTGCTGGTATTTCTGCTCTTGGCTATTGCCAACATCCACATGGTCGATTTCAATTACCTGCCCGGCCAAAAAGTCAACACCCCGCTGATTATCGTTTTGTTCGGCGCTTTCGTGATCGGTGTCGCTTTCGGTATGTTTGCACTCTTTGTCCGACTGCTCGGCCTGCGTGCGGAAAACAACCGTCTGCGCGCCGAAGTGAAGAAAAACGCCCGCTTTACCCAAGCCGCGCAGATGGTTGCGCAAAACAGCCCCGTGCCGTCTGAAAACACCAAGCCCAAAGTCTGA
- the lapB gene encoding lipopolysaccharide assembly protein LapB gives MDNEIWMFLLPIILLPVFFAMGWFAARVDMKTVLKQAKSIPAGFYKSLDALVDRNNGRAARELAEVVDQQPESYSLNLTLGKLYRQRGENDKAIKMHQALLESPDTVGEKRERVLFELAQNYQNAGLVDRAEQIFLNLKESDMAREAQLHLISIYQQDRDWEKAIEMAQLLSRNEQTYQFEIAQFYCELAQAALFKSNFDAARGFVHKALEANKKCARANLILGDIEYRQGNFAAAVDAYSAIEQQNHAYLSMAGEKLYDAYAAQNKQEEGLNRLIGYMKTFPDLDLINVIYEKSLLLKGETEAAQTAVEMVRQKPDLNGVYRLLGLKLSDMNPTWKADADMMRAVIGRQLQKSVMYRCRNCHFKSQVFFWLCPACNKWETFTPNRIEV, from the coding sequence ATGGACAACGAAATCTGGATGTTCCTCCTGCCGATTATCCTGCTGCCCGTATTTTTCGCGATGGGCTGGTTTGCCGCACGCGTCGATATGAAAACCGTGCTCAAACAGGCAAAAAGCATTCCCGCCGGTTTTTACAAAAGCCTCGACGCGCTGGTTGACCGCAACAACGGCCGCGCCGCACGCGAATTGGCCGAAGTCGTCGATCAGCAGCCTGAGTCTTACAGCCTGAACCTCACTCTGGGCAAACTCTACCGCCAGCGCGGCGAAAACGACAAAGCCATCAAAATGCACCAAGCCCTGCTCGAATCGCCCGACACCGTCGGCGAAAAACGCGAGCGGGTTTTGTTCGAGCTCGCGCAAAACTACCAAAACGCCGGCCTCGTCGACCGCGCCGAACAAATCTTCCTCAACCTCAAAGAAAGCGACATGGCGCGTGAGGCGCAGCTGCACTTGATCAGCATCTACCAGCAGGATCGCGACTGGGAAAAAGCCATCGAAATGGCGCAGCTCTTAAGCCGAAACGAACAAACCTACCAGTTTGAAATCGCCCAGTTTTACTGCGAACTCGCCCAAGCCGCCCTTTTCAAATCCAACTTCGACGCTGCCCGCGGCTTTGTCCACAAAGCGCTGGAAGCCAACAAAAAATGCGCCCGCGCCAACCTGATTCTGGGCGACATCGAATACCGGCAGGGCAACTTCGCCGCCGCCGTTGACGCCTATTCCGCCATCGAACAGCAAAACCATGCCTACCTGAGCATGGCGGGAGAAAAACTCTACGACGCCTACGCCGCCCAAAACAAACAGGAAGAAGGGCTCAACCGCCTCATCGGCTACATGAAAACCTTCCCCGATTTAGACTTAATCAACGTCATCTACGAAAAATCCCTGCTGCTCAAAGGCGAAACCGAAGCCGCGCAAACCGCCGTCGAAATGGTGCGCCAAAAGCCCGATCTCAACGGCGTGTACCGCCTGCTCGGCCTCAAGCTCAGCGACATGAACCCGACCTGGAAAGCCGACGCCGACATGATGCGCGCCGTCATCGGCCGCCAGCTGCAAAAAAGCGTGATGTACCGCTGCCGCAACTGCCACTTCAAATCCCAAGTCTTCTTCTGGCTCTGCCCCGCCTGCAACAAATGGGAAACCTTTACGCCGAACAGGATCGAAGTTTGA
- the nhaC gene encoding Na+/H+ antiporter NhaC produces MFAFKSLLDMPRLEAAAVAAALIAALGYAIIALGWLPHMAVLTAIVALLFYGLARGLKYTDMQNGMIGAVGQGMGAVYLFFFIGLMVSALMMSGAIPTLMYYGFGLISPTYFYFSAFALCSVIGVAIGSSLTTCATVGVAFMGMATAFHADLAMTAGAVVSGAFFGDKMSPLSDTTGIAASIVGIDLFEHIKNMMYTTVPAWLISAALMLWLLPNVAANDLNSVELFRSQLEATGLVHGYALIPFVLLVVLALLRVNAVVAMLFTVVAGIAVTYFHSSPDLKQLGAWFYSGYKLEGDAYKDIARLISRGGLESMFFTQTIVILGMSLGGLLFSLGVIPALLDAVRLLLTNAARATSSVAATAVGVNFLVGEQYLSILLAGETFKPVYDKLGLHTRNLSRTLEDAGTVINPLVPWSVCGVFISQAFGVAVWDYLPYAFFCYLCLILTLLFGWTGLTLSKKEAV; encoded by the coding sequence ATGTTTGCTTTCAAATCCCTACTCGATATGCCGCGTCTCGAAGCGGCGGCGGTGGCGGCGGCCTTAATTGCCGCGCTGGGTTATGCGATTATCGCGCTGGGCTGGCTGCCGCATATGGCGGTTTTGACCGCGATTGTTGCGCTGCTGTTTTACGGCCTCGCGCGCGGTTTGAAATACACCGATATGCAAAACGGCATGATCGGCGCGGTCGGGCAGGGCATGGGCGCGGTTTACCTGTTTTTCTTCATCGGCCTGATGGTCAGCGCGCTGATGATGAGCGGCGCGATTCCGACGCTGATGTATTACGGTTTCGGCCTGATTTCGCCGACTTATTTTTATTTTTCCGCGTTTGCGCTTTGTTCGGTCATCGGCGTGGCCATCGGCAGCAGCCTGACCACCTGCGCCACCGTCGGTGTGGCGTTTATGGGCATGGCAACAGCGTTTCATGCCGATTTGGCGATGACGGCGGGCGCGGTGGTTTCAGGCGCGTTTTTCGGTGACAAAATGTCGCCGCTCTCAGACACCACGGGCATTGCCGCCTCGATTGTCGGCATCGATTTATTTGAACACATCAAAAACATGATGTACACCACCGTCCCCGCATGGCTGATCAGCGCCGCGCTGATGCTGTGGCTGCTGCCCAATGTCGCCGCCAACGATTTGAACAGCGTCGAACTTTTCCGCAGCCAGCTTGAAGCCACGGGGCTGGTGCACGGTTATGCGCTGATTCCGTTTGTATTGTTGGTGGTATTGGCGCTGTTGCGCGTCAACGCCGTCGTTGCCATGCTGTTTACCGTCGTCGCGGGGATTGCCGTTACCTATTTCCATTCCTCGCCCGATTTGAAACAGCTCGGCGCGTGGTTTTACAGCGGCTACAAACTCGAAGGCGACGCCTACAAAGACATCGCCCGCCTGATTTCGCGCGGCGGCTTGGAATCCATGTTTTTCACGCAAACCATCGTGATTTTGGGCATGAGCTTGGGCGGACTGCTGTTCAGCCTCGGCGTCATTCCCGCCCTGCTCGACGCCGTGCGCTTGCTGCTGACCAACGCCGCGCGCGCGACTTCCAGCGTTGCCGCCACCGCCGTCGGCGTGAATTTCCTCGTCGGCGAACAGTATTTGAGCATTCTCTTGGCGGGCGAAACATTCAAGCCCGTGTACGACAAACTCGGTCTGCACACCCGAAACCTCTCGCGCACGCTCGAAGACGCGGGCACCGTCATCAACCCGCTCGTGCCTTGGAGCGTCTGCGGCGTCTTCATCAGCCAAGCGTTCGGCGTGGCGGTTTGGGACTACCTGCCGTATGCGTTTTTCTGCTATTTGTGTTTGATTCTGACGCTGCTGTTCGGCTGGACGGGGCTGACGTTGAGTAAGAAAGAGGCCGTCTGA